A genome region from Anopheles stephensi strain Indian chromosome 2, UCI_ANSTEP_V1.0, whole genome shotgun sequence includes the following:
- the LOC118507929 gene encoding exosome complex exonuclease RRP42, with amino-acid sequence MANILLSEAEKTYILHGIQKNLRNDGRTNREYRPMELESEIVVHAAGSARLRMANTDILVGVKAEIDTPIPDRPNEGKIDFFIDCSANATPEFEGRGGEQLATEISTTLAKAYESRNGFDLSALCIMAKHQCWKLYVDVLILECGGNLFDAVSLAVKAALFNTRIPRVSTAMHDGGSMDLILTDDPYDCERLDVTKAPILVTVCKIGDQCVVDPSAEEEECSVASVAIGVSCGSDGKQSITTVHTAGEGSIRLETLRKCFDMATSVGATLNQALMAALQQDEQRNSKGLGKREIFGFIK; translated from the exons ATGGCGAACATTTTGCTGAGTGAAGCTGAGAAAACATACATCCTTCATGGAATACAA AAAAACCTCCGAAACGATGGACGGACTAATCGCGAATACAGACCAATGGAACTGGAGTCGGAGATAGTCGTTCACGCTGCCGGTTCGGCTCGTTTGCGAATGGCCAACACGGATATACTGGTCGGTGTCAAGGCGGAAATTGACACACCCATCCCCGACCGTCCCAATGAAGGCAAGATAGACTTTTTCATCGATTGCTCCGCCAATGCGACACCGGAATTTGAAGGCCGCGGCGGTGAGCAGCTGGCCACGGAAATATCCACCACCCTGGCGAAAGCGTACGAATCGCGCAATGGTTTCGATCTGTCCGCTCTGTGCATTATGGCTAAGCATCAGTGCTGGAAGCTGTACGTGGACGTGCTCATTTTGGAGTGTGGCGGCAATTTGTTCGACGCAGTATCGCTGGCAGTGAAGGCCGCTCTGTTCAACACGCGCATTCCGCGTGTTTCTACCGCAATGCACGACGGTGGCTCGATGGATCTCATACTTACCGACGATCCGTACGATTGCGAGCGGTTGGACGTGACGAAAGCGCCCATACTGGTAACAGTTTGCAAGATCGGTGATCAGTGCGTTGTCGACCCTTCGGCCGAGGAGGAAGAATGCAGTGTGGCAAGTGTAGCTATCGGCGTATCGTGCGGCTCGGATGGCAAGCAATCGATCACGACGGTGCACACGGCCGGTGAAGGATCGATCCGATTAGAGACGCTTAGAAAGTGCTTCGACATGGCGACCAGCGTTGGGGCAACGCTCAATCAAGCGCTGATGGCGGCACTGCAGCAGGACGAGCAAAGAAATTCCAAAGGATTGGGAAAGCGTGAAATTTTTGGATTTATAAAGTAA
- the LOC118507927 gene encoding ankyrin repeat, SAM and basic leucine zipper domain-containing protein 1, producing MYRPAGYDDSDEDDFDEFGYFCSSYRNEKQNNGFMQTNLTPVEDHDTQLYNAILDGDLEQTKRVLKQSEYLRTGGELHHGWPALFYACYEAKPAIARYLLQEEQIDVNREYGLQTALMIACSSSRPSECVYQVVRLLIDYGAIINRLDQYGCSPLMFACREGHLEVVKEIVAESSLLSADNEGNTALFYAVNNNRLEVVKVLLRAGAQTHAVNKQGYTPRQCATNSNYLDIAELFPPEEKPFEIPPKYLCYSDYRNFIHGQQDDDPPGYYPDLGVMLFGMNSEAKLRAFVEPGLNLFEFLTLTDERLRQLGLKFPIERKRILLGLYDFHLQKWSKNSLWTMEKQRVLDCYDVLEVLENMLKHLTVMHASLLYTKHLTESHDPTAFFNAKQCTKLNQQLLYFRASIDGFRSHIEAIHKLSTPKPVLHIMPPDRGGRIYEKMAKISVCLIAGGLVIYWKLVR from the exons ATGTACCGTCCGGCAGGTTACGATGATTCCGATGAGGACGATTTTGACGAATTCGGATACTTTTGCAGTTCGTACCGGAACGAAAAG CAAAACAATGGGTTTATGCAAACAAACCTGACGCCAGTTGAAGACCACGATACACAACTGTACAACGCCATTCTGGACGGCGATCtggagcaaacaaaacgcgTGCTGAAGCAAAGCGAGTATTTACGTACCGGGGGAGAACTACACCATGGTTGGCCAGCACTGTTTTACGCTTGTTACGAAGCGAAACCAGCGATAGCACGGTATCTGCTGCAGGAGGAGCAGATCGACGTAAACCGGGAGTATGGATTGCAGACGGCTCTCATGATTGCGTGCAGCTCGTCACGGCCATCGGAGTGCGTGTATCAGGTCGTCCGGTTGCTGATCGATTACGGTGCCATCATTAACCGGTTAGACCAGTACGGATGTTCGCCGCTCATGTTTGCCTGCCGGGAGGGTCACCTGGAGGTAGTGAAAGAAATTGTGGCCGAATCTTCACTGCTTTCGGCCGACAATGAGGGAAATACG GCGTTGTTTTATGCGGTGAACAATAATCGCTTGGAGGTGGTAAAGGTTTTGCTCCGTGCTGGAGCGCAAACTCACGCCGTCAACAAACAGGGCTACACTCCGCGACAGTGCGCCACGAACAGCAACTATCTGGACATTGCGGAGCTTTTTCCACCGGAAGAGAAACCGTTCGAGATACCGCCAAAGTACTTGTGCTACAGCGACTACCGCAATTTCATCCATGGCCAACAGGATGACGACCCGCCCGGCTACTATCCCGACCTGGGTGTGATGTTGTTTGGTATGAACAGTGAAGCCAAGTTGCGTGCCTTCGTTGAGCCGGGATTAAATCTGTTCGAATTCCTCACGCTTACCGATGAACGGTTACGGCAGCTCGGTCTGAAGTTTCCAATCGAAAGAAAGCGCATACTGTTGGGGCTGTACGATTTTCATCTTCAGAAATGGTCGAAGAACAGTCTGTGGACGATGGAAAAACAGCGCGTCCTGGA CTGCTACGATGTTTTGGAGGTACTTGAGAACATGCTCAAGCATCTTACCGTCATGCATGCGTCGTTGCTGTACACGAAGCACTTGACGGAAAGTCACGACCCGACAGCATTTTTCAACGCTAAACAGTGTACCAAACTTAACCAGCAGCTGCTCTATTTTCGCGCGTCTATCGACGGCTTCCGGAGCCACATTGAAGCCATCCACAAGCTGTCCACACCAAAGCCGGTTTTGCACATAATGCCACCTGATAGGGGTGGCCGAATATATGAGAAAATGGCTAAAATTAGCGTTTGTCTGATAGCTGGAGGACTGGTGATCTATTGGAAGTTGGTGCGGTGA
- the LOC118507926 gene encoding sodium- and chloride-dependent glycine transporter 2-like codes for MDSATIQDAIEDCGEKLTVDVWLKRVERRRQLAYTSDYDLCSDQPMSDEVLAKRGSWTGRYDFLLSLLGYSVGLGNVWRFPYLCYSNGGGAFLIPFTVMLVIAGLPLMFMELSLAQYVGLGPAILFKRLAPLSEGIGYGMILVSGMVMLYYNVIIAWTVFYMVVSFENPLPWRGCQHEWATPNCFSYEEEDNCLATNGSYYMSSCLSREQFRSLNATIRMPRKPPAEEFFKNYFLQISSGIEETGMINQRLAICLLAAWVIVFLCLSRGVKSSGKVVYFTALFPYLVLAALFVRGLTLPGAYDGILYYVRPDWDKLRTAQLWGDAAVQIFFALSPAWGGLLTLASYNRFDNNCYRDAIVVAISNILTSFFAGFVIFAIIGFLAHELDTGVDSVIDQGAGLAFVVFPELVGKLQMPRLWSVLFFFMLLTLGLDSQFTLMETVVTAVLDTFPALRRRKVAVVAGVSIVGYLGGLIFVTNGGMYWFQLFDKYAANWSVLLIAIAECVLVGWVYGAERFIGNIEEMMGKRSKWFHRFWVTVWKYITPAMLLFILCFNWLQYKPVSYGRYIYPNWADVIGWIIALTPFGIAIVVAVRRMCTGPCTWQSFRKLLQPSVDWKPSQPRMASEMAYANSSGIEL; via the exons ATGGATAGTGCCACGATCCAAGATGCAATTGAA GACTGTGGCGAGAAACTGACCGTCGACGTTTGGCTGAAGCGCGTGGAACGTCGAAGACAGCTTGCGTACACATCCGACTACGATCTCTGCAGCGATCAACCGATGAGCGATGAGGTGCTGGCCAAACGGGGGTCCTGGACGGGCCGTTACGATTTCCTTCTGTCGCTGCTGGGGTACTCGGTGGGGCTGGGAAATGTTTGGCGCTTTCCCTACCTTTGCTACAGCAATGGAGGAG GCGCTTTCCTGATACCGTTCACCGTGATGCTGGTCATAGCCGGACTGCCGCTAATGTTCATGGAGCTTTCTCTGGCTCAGTACGTCGGTTTGGGACCGGCCATCCTCTTCAAACGGTTGGCTCCTCTGTCGGAGGGCATAGGGTACGGGATGATACTGGTGTCCGGTATGGTTATGCTGTACTACAACGTCATTATCGCCTGGACCGTGTTCTACATGGTGGTGTCGTTCGAGAATCCGCTCCCGTGGCGAGGCTGTCAGCACGAGTGGGCTACGCCGAACTGTTTCTCGTACGAGGAGGAGGACAACTGTCTTGCCACCAACGGGTCGTACTACATGAGCTCCTGTCTCTCCAGGGAACAATTTCGTTCGCTCAATGCAACTATCCGTATGCCGCGGAAACCACCGGCAGAAGAATTTTTCAA AAATTACTTCCTCCAAATTTCGTCCGGCATCGAGGAAACCGGCATGATAAACCAACGGCTAGCCATCTGCCTGCTGGCCGCATGGGTGATTGTATTCCTCTGTCTGTCCCGCGGTGTCAAGAGCTCCGGCAAGGTAGTATACTTTACCGCCCTCTTCCCGTACCTGGTCCTGGCGGCCCTCTTCGTTCGTGGCCTTACGCTGCCCGGAGCGTACGATGGCATACTGTACTACGTGCGGCCAGACTGGGACAAGCTGCGAACCGCTCAGCTGTGGGGAGATGCTGCCGTACAGATCTTCTTCGCCCTCAGCCCAGCCTGGGGCGGACTGCTAACGTTGGCTTCGTACAATCGATTCGACAACAATTGCTACCGGGATGCGATCGTGGTGGCCATCTCGAACATTCTGACGTCGTTCTTTGCCGGCTTTGTCATATTCGCGATCATAGGCTTTCTGGCGCACGAACTCGACACCGGAGTGGACAGTGTAATTGATCAGGGCGCTGGTCTGGCGTTTGTCGTGTTTCCCGAGCTCGTCGGAAAGCTGCAGATGCCTCGATTGTGGTCGGTACTGTTCTTCTTCATGCTGCTTACACTCGGCCTGGACTCCCAGTTTACGCTGATGGAAACGGTTGTGACGGCGGTGCTGGACACGTTTCCAGCGCTGCGTCGAAGAAAGGTTGCCGTGGTGGCCGGTGTCAGCATCGTCGGGTACCTCGGTGGATTAATCTTTGTGACAAAC GGCGGGATGTACTGGTTCCAGCTGTTCGACAAGTACGCTGCGAACTGGTCCGTACTGCTGATAGCCATCGCCGAGTGCGTTCTGGTCGGATGGGTGTACGGTGCGGAACGCTTTATCGGCAATATAGAGGAAATGATGGGCAAACGGTCGAAATGGTTCCATCGGTTTTGGGTCACGGTTTGGAAGTACATCACGCCCGCCATGTTGTTG TTTATACTTTGCTTCAACTGGCTGCAATACAAACCTGTGTCGTACGGTCGGTACATCTATCCGAACTGGGCCGACGTGATCGGGTGGATAATAGCGCTGACACCCTTCGGTATTGCGATTGTAGTGGCTGTTAGGCGAATGTGTACCGGACCATGCACTTGGCAG TCTTTCCGAAAGTTGCTGCAACCCTCAGTCGATTGGAAACCGTCGCAGCCCCGGATGGCTTCGGAGATGGCGTATGCCAACAGTAGTGGCATCGAACTGTAA